In Ruania zhangjianzhongii, the following proteins share a genomic window:
- the pgm gene encoding phosphoglucomutase (alpha-D-glucose-1,6-bisphosphate-dependent), with the protein MHERAGQVARPEDLIDTDAVVGAYYDRSPDADDPAQQVAFGTSGHRGSSLDGAFNEAHIVAITQAIVEYRAAAEIDGPLYIGRDTHALSGPAQRTALEVLAAAGVQVRIDARDSWTPTPALSHSILRHNGAGSSEGVRTQGPGVADGIVVTPSHNPPRDGGFKYNPPHGGPAGSDATAQIAARANELLRSGVEKVARTPYERAVDADNVAKHDYLLTYVDDLDQALDLDAIREAGVRIGADPLGGASVEYWAAIAERHNLDLTVVNPQVDPRWSFMTLDWDGKIRMDCSSPSAMASLVARMRGDGPPAFDIATGNDADSDRHGIVTPDGGLMNPNHYLAVAIGYLFTHRPQWPAEAAVGKTLVSSALIDRVVAATGRRLVEVPVGFKYFVPGLLDASVAFGGEESAGASFLRTDGTVWTTDKDGILLALLGAEILAVTGRSPSQLHEEQVAAHGESWYARVDAPATREQKATLARLAPEDVRATELAGQEITAKMVHAPGNDAPIGGLKVTTADAWFAARPSGTEDVYKIYAESFVSADHLAQVQAAAKDVVDAALGS; encoded by the coding sequence ATGCACGAGCGAGCAGGGCAGGTGGCCCGCCCCGAGGACCTCATCGATACCGACGCTGTGGTGGGCGCCTACTACGACCGCTCGCCCGATGCTGACGATCCGGCGCAGCAGGTGGCGTTCGGCACGTCCGGGCACCGCGGTTCCAGCCTGGACGGTGCGTTCAACGAGGCGCACATCGTGGCGATCACCCAGGCGATCGTGGAGTACCGCGCCGCCGCTGAGATCGACGGCCCGCTCTACATCGGCCGGGACACGCACGCCCTCTCCGGCCCGGCGCAGCGCACCGCTCTGGAGGTCCTCGCCGCCGCGGGCGTGCAGGTGCGGATCGACGCCCGTGACTCCTGGACACCTACTCCGGCGCTGTCCCACTCGATCCTGCGGCACAACGGCGCAGGTTCCAGCGAAGGAGTGCGCACCCAGGGGCCCGGGGTGGCCGACGGCATCGTGGTGACCCCCTCGCACAACCCCCCACGCGATGGCGGCTTCAAGTACAACCCGCCGCACGGCGGACCGGCCGGCTCGGACGCTACCGCCCAGATCGCGGCGAGGGCGAACGAGCTGCTGCGCTCCGGCGTCGAGAAGGTGGCCCGCACCCCGTATGAACGGGCGGTGGATGCGGACAACGTGGCCAAGCACGACTACCTGCTCACCTACGTCGATGACCTGGACCAGGCGCTGGACCTGGATGCCATCCGCGAGGCGGGGGTGCGCATCGGCGCCGACCCCCTCGGTGGGGCGTCGGTGGAGTACTGGGCGGCGATCGCCGAGCGGCACAACCTGGACCTGACCGTGGTGAATCCGCAGGTGGATCCGCGCTGGTCGTTCATGACGCTGGACTGGGACGGTAAGATCCGGATGGACTGCTCCTCCCCGTCGGCGATGGCCTCGCTGGTGGCGCGGATGCGCGGCGACGGTCCGCCGGCATTCGATATCGCCACCGGGAACGATGCCGACTCCGACCGGCACGGCATCGTCACCCCGGACGGCGGGCTGATGAACCCGAACCACTACCTCGCCGTGGCGATCGGGTACCTGTTCACCCACCGACCCCAGTGGCCGGCCGAGGCCGCGGTGGGCAAGACGCTGGTCTCCTCCGCCCTGATCGACCGGGTGGTGGCAGCGACCGGGCGGCGCCTGGTGGAGGTGCCGGTGGGGTTCAAGTACTTCGTGCCCGGGCTGCTGGATGCGTCGGTGGCGTTCGGCGGGGAGGAGTCGGCCGGGGCCTCGTTCCTGCGCACCGACGGCACCGTGTGGACCACGGACAAGGACGGCATCCTGCTCGCGCTGCTCGGAGCGGAGATCCTCGCCGTGACCGGCCGCTCGCCCAGTCAGCTGCACGAGGAGCAGGTGGCCGCCCACGGCGAGAGCTGGTACGCCCGCGTGGACGCCCCGGCCACCCGGGAGCAGAAAGCCACGCTGGCCAGGTTGGCCCCGGAGGACGTGAGGGCCACCGAGCTGGCCGGCCAGGAGATCACCGCCAAGATGGTCCACGCCCCGGGCAACGATGCCCCGATCGGCGGGCTGAAGGTCACCACCGCCGATGCCTGGTTCGCCGCCCGCCCCTCGGGTACCGAGGACGTGTACAAGATCTACGCCGAGTCCTTCGTCTCTGCCGATCACCTGGCGCAGGTGCAGGCGGCCGCCAAGGATGTGGTGGACGCCGCGCTCGGCTCCTGA
- a CDS encoding nucleoside/nucleotide kinase family protein has translation MATPSSEDGAAVADGAVHGAASGDDAAVAHGGAHGGAHGAASGDDAAMTAPDAIPAIRLPDTLRQRADALARAPQRTILGLTGPPGAGKSTLAEALIRYLNQDGEVAVLVPMDGFHLADVELTRLGRADRKGAIDTFDGHGYLALLRRIRLEQQHVVYAPGFERTLEQPISGTIPVLAQHRLVITEGNYLLAGTGPWQELPAELAEVWYCQTPPELRRRRLLARHIRFGKNPAAAAQWIRDVDEANAQLVEGTRERADLVVREDDGFEPA, from the coding sequence GTGGCTACACCCTCCTCTGAGGACGGCGCAGCGGTAGCGGACGGCGCTGTGCACGGTGCAGCGTCTGGCGACGACGCAGCAGTTGCCCACGGCGGTGCGCACGGCGGTGCGCACGGCGCTGCGTCTGGCGACGACGCAGCGATGACCGCCCCAGACGCCATCCCGGCGATCCGGCTCCCGGACACGCTCCGCCAGCGTGCCGACGCGCTCGCGAGGGCCCCGCAGCGCACGATCCTCGGACTCACCGGCCCACCCGGAGCGGGCAAGTCCACCCTCGCCGAGGCCCTGATCCGGTACCTCAACCAGGACGGTGAGGTGGCCGTGCTGGTGCCGATGGACGGCTTCCACCTCGCCGATGTGGAGCTCACCCGCCTCGGCCGCGCCGACCGCAAGGGCGCCATCGACACCTTCGACGGGCACGGCTACCTCGCCCTTCTGCGCCGCATTCGCCTCGAGCAGCAGCACGTGGTCTACGCCCCCGGGTTCGAACGCACGCTGGAGCAACCGATCAGCGGCACGATCCCGGTGCTGGCCCAGCATCGCCTGGTCATCACCGAGGGCAACTACCTACTCGCCGGAACTGGGCCCTGGCAGGAGCTGCCCGCCGAGCTCGCGGAGGTCTGGTACTGCCAGACCCCACCCGAGCTCCGCCGTCGTCGACTGTTGGCGCGGCACATCCGCTTCGGCAAGAACCCCGCCGCTGCCGCGCAGTGGATCCGCGACGTGGACGAGGCCAATGCGCAGCTGGTGGAGGGGACCCGGGAGCGCGCCGATCTGGTGGTCCGCGAGGACGACGGGTTCGAACCGGCGTAA
- a CDS encoding DUF5926 family protein, with amino-acid sequence MAKRKKKGPVNEKVAARRAARKAAAAQSANPAPRRSFEGLPGEADWVALREVVPAATAQVHTTAEYGDRDVTIATVLPGMIPAMHREDGAILIALQSVTSSGDPSRDLASALEQMLDSEPGTSLNHLDLPGPGPRLQDMLEVDRPFEVTVHDTFDFVVPPDTEPTAELSAALEEFAGAIVPTVKLESVPSAYWCRMGPREFLRWSRVEEEENLLDALARLRAAGTSALDEGSKFIGAFRSCGLVIPVWELAPGTEAEELEAPAPVFADRLAEALAVTDPLNADERRARAGIVSRQVTLR; translated from the coding sequence ATGGCGAAACGGAAGAAGAAGGGCCCGGTCAACGAGAAGGTGGCGGCTCGGCGGGCGGCGCGCAAGGCCGCAGCCGCACAGTCCGCGAACCCCGCGCCGCGGCGCTCCTTCGAGGGACTGCCCGGTGAGGCCGACTGGGTGGCGCTGCGCGAGGTGGTCCCGGCCGCCACCGCCCAGGTGCACACCACAGCGGAGTACGGCGACCGGGACGTGACCATCGCGACGGTGCTGCCCGGGATGATCCCCGCGATGCACCGCGAGGATGGCGCCATCCTGATCGCCCTGCAGAGCGTCACCAGCAGTGGTGACCCCAGCCGCGACCTGGCCTCGGCGCTGGAGCAGATGCTCGACTCCGAGCCCGGCACCAGCCTGAACCACCTCGACCTCCCCGGCCCCGGTCCACGGTTGCAGGACATGCTGGAGGTCGACCGGCCGTTCGAGGTCACCGTGCACGACACGTTCGACTTCGTCGTTCCGCCGGATACCGAGCCCACCGCGGAGCTGTCCGCCGCGCTGGAGGAGTTCGCCGGCGCGATCGTGCCCACGGTCAAGCTCGAGTCCGTACCGAGTGCGTACTGGTGCCGGATGGGCCCACGCGAGTTCCTGCGCTGGTCCCGCGTCGAGGAAGAGGAGAACCTCCTGGACGCGCTGGCCCGGTTGCGCGCTGCCGGCACCTCCGCCTTGGACGAGGGGTCGAAGTTCATCGGCGCCTTCCGTTCCTGTGGGCTGGTCATCCCGGTCTGGGAGCTGGCTCCGGGAACCGAGGCCGAGGAGCTGGAGGCCCCGGCCCCGGTGTTCGCCGACCGCCTGGCCGAGGCGCTCGCCGTCACCGATCCGCTGAATGCCGATGAGCGACGCGCCCGCGCCGGGATCGTGTCACGGCAGGTCACACTGCGCTGA
- a CDS encoding alcohol dehydrogenase catalytic domain-containing protein — protein MVRVEAVGVCGSDTAYLRLGRIGNYVVEAPIVLGHEAAGVVSAVGEEVRNVAVGDRVAIEPGTPCYTCAECRAGRYHLCPDLQFLATPPFDGALQQFMTVDSRTLFVLPEAMTFEEGALLEPLSVGLWACRRAQLEPGDRVLVSGAGPVGLLAAAAALALGASEVTVTDLSEFRLGLARDLGCETELVGEAAGDRFDVLLECSGAPGALADGLHRLGQAGRAAVVGIAKDETVALPLPQLNPRELTISLVNRYAHTWPTAIALVASGRIKVAQLVTHRFELAETAAALMVGTTEHDSVKAVIYPNGVPATSGGTDAGGPR, from the coding sequence GTGGTGCGCGTAGAAGCGGTGGGCGTGTGCGGATCAGACACCGCCTACCTGAGGCTCGGGCGGATCGGGAACTATGTGGTCGAGGCACCGATCGTGCTCGGGCACGAGGCAGCCGGGGTGGTTAGTGCAGTAGGGGAGGAGGTCCGCAACGTCGCCGTGGGCGACCGGGTCGCGATCGAACCGGGCACACCCTGCTACACCTGCGCCGAGTGCCGGGCCGGGCGCTACCACCTCTGCCCGGATCTGCAGTTCCTCGCCACACCCCCGTTCGACGGCGCACTGCAGCAGTTCATGACGGTGGACTCGCGTACGTTGTTCGTGCTCCCCGAGGCGATGACCTTCGAGGAGGGCGCACTGCTGGAACCGCTGTCGGTGGGCCTGTGGGCCTGCCGGCGCGCACAGCTGGAACCGGGAGACCGGGTCCTGGTCAGCGGTGCCGGTCCGGTCGGGCTGCTGGCCGCCGCCGCTGCCCTGGCGCTGGGCGCGAGCGAGGTCACCGTCACCGACCTCTCCGAGTTCCGCCTCGGACTGGCCCGCGACCTGGGCTGCGAGACCGAGCTGGTCGGCGAGGCAGCCGGAGACAGGTTCGATGTGCTGCTGGAGTGCTCCGGCGCCCCCGGAGCGCTCGCCGATGGTCTGCACCGGCTGGGCCAGGCCGGGCGTGCTGCCGTGGTCGGTATCGCCAAGGACGAGACGGTCGCCCTCCCGCTGCCCCAGCTCAACCCGCGCGAGCTGACCATCAGCCTGGTCAACCGGTACGCCCACACCTGGCCCACGGCGATCGCGTTGGTGGCCTCGGGGCGGATCAAGGTGGCGCAGCTGGTCACGCACCGGTTCGAGCTCGCCGAGACCGCCGCTGCCCTGATGGTGGGCACAACTGAGCACGACTCGGTGAAGGCGGTCATCTATCCGAACGGAGTGCCGGCCACATCCGGCGGCACTGACGCTGGCGGACCGCGATGA
- a CDS encoding DUF7218 family protein, with translation MPGKRSPGPSVKDKKLYEDLREEGNSKGKSARIANQSAKQSRSKVGRKGGKAGAYDDWTVDQLRKRAAEIGVDGRSTMRKGELISALRNS, from the coding sequence ATGCCCGGCAAGCGGTCACCAGGACCCAGTGTCAAAGACAAGAAGCTCTACGAAGACCTCCGCGAGGAGGGAAACTCCAAGGGGAAGTCGGCGCGCATCGCCAACCAGTCGGCCAAGCAGTCGCGCTCGAAGGTGGGCAGGAAGGGTGGCAAGGCCGGCGCCTACGACGACTGGACGGTCGACCAGCTGCGCAAGCGTGCCGCCGAGATCGGCGTCGACGGCAGGTCCACGATGCGCAAAGGTGAGCTGATCTCCGCGCTGCGCAACTCCTGA
- a CDS encoding class I SAM-dependent methyltransferase, translating into MADLDPLTETDVDIGSAYAANRANWDDRAQVHAASREYDLDGLIADPGRISSVIAEDLAILTPHLHPSGDPDHPLAGLDVCHLQCHIGTDTLSLARAGGRLTGVDLSPASLAIARDVADRAGAEIRYVESEVTAAAPAVGATFDHVHTSIGTITWLQDLSAWARTVAALLRPGGTFFFRDGHPALATFDDTVSDAVVLGYRYFALPPGQAWTSADGTTYTDGDHSQITATRTYEWPHPVSEILQSLLDAGLELVAVGEHDRLNWPALPVMVEENGVFVLPQPWRQQVPLALSVVARKR; encoded by the coding sequence ATGGCCGATCTGGACCCGCTCACCGAGACCGACGTCGATATCGGCTCTGCCTATGCGGCGAACCGCGCCAATTGGGACGACCGTGCACAGGTGCACGCCGCCAGCCGGGAGTACGACCTGGACGGGCTGATCGCCGACCCGGGGCGGATCTCCTCGGTGATCGCCGAGGACCTGGCGATCCTCACGCCCCACCTTCACCCCAGCGGCGACCCCGACCACCCACTCGCCGGTCTGGACGTGTGCCACCTGCAGTGCCACATCGGCACGGACACCCTGTCCCTGGCCCGGGCCGGCGGCCGGCTGACCGGTGTGGACCTGTCCCCGGCGTCGTTGGCGATCGCGCGGGACGTGGCCGATCGTGCCGGGGCGGAGATCCGTTACGTGGAGTCCGAGGTGACCGCCGCCGCGCCCGCGGTGGGGGCCACCTTCGATCACGTGCACACCTCGATCGGCACGATCACCTGGCTGCAGGACCTGTCCGCCTGGGCCCGCACCGTGGCGGCGCTGCTGCGCCCCGGCGGCACGTTCTTCTTCCGCGACGGCCACCCGGCCCTGGCGACGTTCGACGACACGGTGAGCGACGCCGTCGTGCTCGGCTACCGCTACTTCGCCCTGCCCCCGGGCCAGGCGTGGACCTCCGCGGACGGCACCACCTACACCGATGGCGACCACAGCCAGATCACCGCGACGCGCACCTACGAGTGGCCGCATCCGGTTTCGGAGATCCTGCAGTCACTGCTCGACGCCGGGCTGGAACTGGTAGCCGTCGGCGAGCACGACCGGCTGAACTGGCCGGCACTGCCGGTGATGGTCGAGGAGAACGGTGTCTTCGTGCTGCCGCAGCCGTGGCGGCAGCAGGTGCCGCTGGCGCTGAGCGTGGTGGCCCGCAAGCGCTGA
- a CDS encoding alkaline phosphatase family protein: protein MPASTRIYLRPRAALAAAAVVLLAVLVALLAGTPTARAGSSADPAGSAPAPASTRLPAEPAAGSDTDTPMVVIGVAGLSWSDLNEDTPALEDLSSGGIGSLVVRSVHSVTCPADGWLSLTSGSRAADARGQCRTLADPVDGQVPDWEDYTAEVADQSYDARLGLLRSTMDDGGVRATPIGPGAAIALAGAEGGVEGYQPLARTDELADQVSEAAGSADLLVIDAGTIIDPEDVEEAEDANEVVRPEPLPREDQVQLIDDRLAQILAGLQTASPDGELPTVLLAGIADSGESGLRTVAVTGHGAPAGLLSASSTRQPGYVMSTDLFTTVVTHFGLNDQVPAGATMGSPIQVAPGPVDDGGARLQEVIDADVHAQAVQPIVPAYFLLLVLLNLALFATVTLILKRSTANRIGMALSRRFGKRRGVEWVRYRLNRPVPALHTLRIVALGIGAMPIASFLANLLPWWRAQPPVLALAALIVAIDALIVILSLIGPWRRHTFGPAALVAGVTAVVLAVDVVTGATMQISAVMGVSALVGARFYGMNNTSFALFTVASLMVTIVIANPLVLAGRRRIAAVLVMVIGVVVAALDGAPAFGADFGGPPAILAAFGVLALLALGVRLNWKRVLGVVVLAGMASVALAFVDWLRPPADRTHLGRFFQTVLDGGLWEVIWRKLDQNISIVFGNRPLTILAICGVLTVVYVLARPIRTALSSPRGGEFAWLSAGNPISLMGRDAPMLKPGLAALAVALGTGMAINDSGIAIAAIGVSLGVPLLIAATTTWMLSLRDLPEVTEASGSVEAADVVEARRARESQSASERGES from the coding sequence ATGCCTGCGTCCACCCGGATCTACCTCCGCCCTCGAGCTGCTCTGGCCGCGGCGGCGGTCGTCCTGCTCGCCGTCCTGGTCGCGTTGCTGGCCGGGACACCCACCGCACGGGCCGGCAGCAGCGCTGATCCGGCCGGGTCCGCTCCGGCGCCGGCGTCGACTCGCCTACCGGCCGAGCCCGCCGCCGGCTCGGACACTGACACCCCGATGGTGGTGATCGGCGTCGCCGGGTTGTCCTGGTCCGATCTGAACGAGGACACCCCCGCTCTGGAGGACCTCTCCTCCGGCGGGATCGGCTCGCTGGTGGTGCGTAGCGTGCACTCGGTCACCTGCCCCGCCGACGGCTGGCTCAGCCTCACCTCCGGCTCCCGCGCCGCCGACGCCCGCGGTCAGTGCCGCACGCTGGCGGATCCGGTCGACGGACAGGTCCCGGACTGGGAGGACTACACCGCCGAGGTGGCGGACCAGAGCTACGATGCCCGGCTCGGCCTGCTCCGCTCCACCATGGACGACGGCGGCGTGCGCGCCACCCCGATCGGCCCGGGTGCGGCGATCGCCCTGGCCGGTGCCGAGGGTGGGGTGGAGGGCTACCAACCGCTGGCCCGCACCGACGAGCTGGCCGATCAGGTGAGCGAGGCCGCCGGCTCGGCGGACCTGCTGGTGATCGACGCCGGCACGATCATCGACCCGGAGGACGTGGAGGAGGCCGAGGATGCGAACGAGGTGGTCCGCCCCGAGCCGCTGCCTCGCGAGGACCAGGTCCAGCTGATCGATGACCGGTTGGCGCAGATCCTCGCCGGTCTGCAGACCGCCTCCCCGGACGGGGAGCTACCCACGGTGCTGCTCGCCGGGATCGCCGACTCGGGCGAGTCCGGGCTGCGCACGGTCGCCGTGACCGGCCACGGCGCCCCCGCCGGACTGCTCAGTGCCAGCTCCACGCGGCAGCCGGGGTACGTGATGAGCACTGACCTGTTCACTACCGTGGTCACGCATTTCGGCCTCAATGACCAGGTGCCCGCCGGGGCCACGATGGGCTCGCCCATCCAGGTCGCTCCCGGTCCGGTCGACGACGGCGGAGCTCGCCTGCAGGAGGTCATCGATGCCGATGTGCATGCCCAAGCGGTCCAACCGATCGTGCCGGCGTATTTCCTGCTGCTGGTGCTGCTGAACCTGGCGTTGTTCGCCACGGTCACCCTGATCCTGAAACGCTCCACCGCCAACCGGATCGGGATGGCGCTCTCCCGCCGGTTCGGCAAACGACGCGGCGTGGAGTGGGTGCGCTACCGGCTGAACCGGCCGGTACCGGCACTGCACACCCTGCGGATCGTGGCGCTCGGTATCGGCGCGATGCCGATCGCCTCCTTCCTCGCGAACCTGCTGCCCTGGTGGCGGGCCCAGCCGCCGGTGCTGGCCCTGGCCGCGCTGATCGTGGCCATCGACGCGCTGATCGTGATCCTCTCCCTGATCGGACCATGGCGGCGCCACACCTTCGGCCCGGCGGCCCTCGTGGCCGGGGTGACCGCGGTCGTGCTGGCCGTGGATGTGGTCACGGGAGCCACGATGCAGATCTCCGCGGTGATGGGGGTCTCCGCACTGGTCGGGGCCCGGTTCTACGGCATGAACAACACCTCGTTCGCTCTTTTTACTGTGGCCTCGCTGATGGTGACGATCGTGATCGCCAACCCGCTGGTCCTCGCCGGGCGACGGCGTATCGCGGCCGTTCTGGTGATGGTGATCGGCGTAGTGGTCGCCGCCCTGGACGGCGCTCCGGCCTTCGGCGCAGACTTCGGTGGCCCGCCCGCGATCCTCGCCGCGTTCGGGGTGCTGGCGCTGCTCGCCCTCGGGGTACGGCTGAACTGGAAGCGGGTGCTGGGGGTGGTGGTCCTGGCCGGGATGGCGTCGGTAGCGCTGGCGTTCGTGGACTGGCTGCGCCCCCCGGCCGACCGCACCCACCTGGGCCGGTTCTTCCAGACCGTGCTGGACGGCGGACTCTGGGAGGTGATCTGGCGCAAGCTGGACCAGAACATCTCCATCGTGTTCGGCAACCGCCCGCTGACCATCCTGGCGATCTGCGGGGTGCTCACCGTGGTGTACGTCCTCGCCCGGCCGATTCGCACCGCGCTGTCCTCACCGCGCGGCGGCGAGTTCGCCTGGCTCTCGGCGGGGAACCCGATCTCGCTGATGGGCAGGGATGCGCCGATGCTCAAGCCCGGTCTGGCGGCGCTCGCCGTTGCACTGGGCACCGGAATGGCGATCAACGACTCCGGTATCGCGATCGCCGCGATCGGGGTCTCCCTAGGCGTGCCGTTGCTGATCGCGGCCACCACCACCTGGATGCTCAGCCTGCGGGACCTGCCCGAGGTGACCGAAGCCTCCGGCTCGGTGGAGGCAGCCGACGTGGTCGAGGCGAGACGAGCGCGGGAGTCTCAGTCCGCGTCGGAGCGCGGGGAGTCCTGA
- a CDS encoding diacylglycerol/lipid kinase family protein, with protein sequence MTWEQTVSVVALVVALAALVVGIIILGKIRERGARVAPLTRENEPAPQDGTTPEEEPAPPGPAAFVLNPIKADGPALRRRAAEIAADLAMPEPLWFETTVEDPGVGQTRAAIAAGASVVVAAGGDGTVRTVAEVLAGTEIPMALLPLGTGNLLARNLDLPLASTELLIHTALGGVDHSIDLGWIRAENVPVSADDAETTAAPADGGETAPAEDTSPAPEHLFLVMAGIGFDAQMVAGAGDELKARMGWFAYFLAGARHLHGRKTRLQMQVGEGEVRPLQVRSLLFANCGRLPGGIVLLPDAELDDGWLDVAALDTRGGVLGWASLFGKVVLQGLGIRRQLPAPSSIEFWRGREMQVISDRPDQVQVDGDLIGEANRLSVRVQASGLRVRTR encoded by the coding sequence ATGACGTGGGAGCAGACCGTGAGCGTGGTGGCACTGGTGGTGGCGCTGGCCGCCCTGGTGGTCGGGATCATCATCCTGGGCAAGATCCGCGAGCGCGGGGCACGGGTGGCGCCGCTGACCCGCGAGAACGAGCCGGCACCACAGGACGGAACCACGCCGGAGGAAGAGCCCGCCCCACCGGGCCCGGCAGCGTTCGTGCTGAACCCGATCAAGGCCGACGGCCCCGCACTGCGCCGCCGGGCGGCGGAGATCGCTGCCGACCTGGCGATGCCGGAGCCACTCTGGTTCGAGACCACTGTCGAGGACCCGGGCGTCGGGCAGACGCGGGCGGCGATCGCCGCCGGCGCTTCGGTGGTGGTAGCCGCCGGCGGTGACGGCACGGTCCGCACGGTGGCCGAGGTGCTGGCCGGCACCGAGATACCGATGGCCCTGCTGCCGCTGGGCACCGGCAACCTGCTCGCCCGCAACCTGGATCTGCCACTGGCCAGCACCGAGCTGCTCATCCACACCGCTCTCGGTGGTGTGGACCACTCGATCGACCTGGGCTGGATTCGCGCCGAGAACGTCCCGGTGTCCGCCGACGATGCCGAGACAACGGCGGCGCCCGCGGACGGTGGCGAAACGGCACCGGCCGAAGACACCAGCCCCGCCCCCGAGCACCTCTTTCTCGTCATGGCCGGCATCGGTTTCGACGCGCAGATGGTGGCCGGCGCCGGGGACGAGCTGAAGGCCAGGATGGGCTGGTTCGCCTACTTCCTCGCCGGAGCCCGGCACTTGCACGGGCGCAAGACCCGGCTCCAGATGCAGGTCGGCGAAGGTGAGGTGCGTCCGCTACAGGTGCGCAGTCTGCTGTTCGCCAACTGTGGCCGCCTCCCCGGTGGGATCGTGTTGCTGCCCGACGCCGAGCTCGACGACGGCTGGCTCGACGTCGCCGCCCTGGACACCCGCGGCGGTGTGCTCGGTTGGGCCTCGCTGTTCGGGAAGGTGGTGCTGCAGGGCCTGGGTATCCGCCGCCAGCTGCCGGCACCGAGCTCGATCGAGTTCTGGCGGGGCCGCGAGATGCAGGTGATCAGCGACCGGCCCGACCAGGTGCAGGTGGACGGCGATCTGATCGGGGAGGCGAACCGGCTCAGCGTGCGCGTGCAGGCGTCCGGGCTGCGGGTGCGTACCCGCTAG
- a CDS encoding SDR family NAD(P)-dependent oxidoreductase, translated as MTTSEQLFTGRTAVVTGGARGLGLAMASALARHGAQVALLDVLEDVAASARALSEETGAAAIGLHCDVTEEDSIGAALDGVETELGVATVLVNAAGIASPTPALDIGRAEWDRMLAVNITGTFLPAQQFARRAIAAGLEGAVVNVSSMSGEIVNVPQTQAAYNTSKAAVAMLTKSLAVEWLPAGIRVNAIAPGYFASDMTRDVAASDPQMAQEWHSRIPSGRMGEPDELGDLVVYLASDRSRYVVGQNVVIDGGYTLL; from the coding sequence ATGACCACATCCGAGCAGCTCTTCACCGGCCGCACAGCAGTCGTCACCGGCGGAGCCCGCGGACTGGGGCTGGCGATGGCGAGCGCGCTGGCCCGGCACGGAGCCCAAGTGGCACTGCTCGACGTGCTCGAGGACGTCGCCGCCTCCGCCCGTGCACTGAGCGAGGAGACCGGTGCGGCCGCGATCGGATTGCACTGCGACGTGACCGAGGAAGATTCGATCGGCGCAGCGCTGGACGGGGTCGAGACCGAGCTGGGGGTGGCGACCGTGTTGGTCAACGCCGCTGGGATCGCCTCACCCACCCCTGCCCTGGACATCGGCCGCGCCGAGTGGGACCGCATGCTCGCGGTGAACATCACCGGGACGTTCCTGCCCGCCCAGCAGTTCGCCCGCCGCGCGATCGCTGCCGGGCTGGAAGGCGCCGTGGTGAACGTCTCGTCGATGTCCGGCGAGATCGTCAACGTGCCGCAGACCCAGGCCGCCTACAACACCAGCAAGGCGGCGGTCGCGATGCTCACCAAGAGTCTCGCGGTCGAGTGGCTGCCGGCGGGGATTCGGGTGAATGCGATCGCGCCCGGCTACTTCGCCTCCGACATGACCCGGGACGTGGCGGCCAGCGATCCGCAGATGGCGCAGGAGTGGCACTCCCGGATTCCGTCCGGCCGGATGGGTGAACCGGACGAGCTCGGCGACCTGGTGGTCTACCTCGCTTCCGACCGGTCCCGCTACGTAGTGGGCCAGAATGTGGTGATCGATGGTGGCTACACCCTCCTCTGA
- a CDS encoding DinB family protein yields MTTQTTDHGTAVDQASSAVERADLLAALAHARFYLRFTTRDLTDDQARMRTTASAFTLAGVIKHVTEVERGWAEFLVRGKAAMANKDGKDFIDWSAEDFTELRQSEVMGPEETLADVLAEHERVAAATDATIRGLGSLDTAYPLPKAPWPMDEAWSLRRTILHILAETTQHAGHADIIRESLDGAKSMG; encoded by the coding sequence ATGACCACGCAGACCACAGACCACGGCACCGCAGTCGACCAGGCGAGCTCCGCCGTCGAGCGGGCGGATCTGCTCGCAGCGCTCGCGCACGCCCGCTTCTACCTGCGGTTCACCACCCGTGACCTGACCGACGACCAGGCCCGGATGCGCACCACCGCGAGCGCGTTCACTCTCGCCGGGGTGATCAAGCATGTCACCGAGGTGGAGCGGGGTTGGGCTGAGTTCCTGGTCCGCGGCAAGGCGGCGATGGCGAACAAGGACGGCAAGGACTTCATCGACTGGTCCGCGGAAGACTTCACCGAGCTGCGGCAGAGTGAGGTGATGGGGCCGGAGGAGACTCTCGCCGATGTCCTGGCCGAGCACGAGCGGGTGGCAGCCGCCACGGACGCCACCATTCGCGGGCTCGGTTCCCTCGACACGGCCTACCCGCTGCCGAAGGCCCCGTGGCCGATGGACGAGGCATGGAGCCTGCGCCGCACGATCCTGCACATCCTCGCCGAGACCACCCAGCACGCCGGCCACGCGGACATCATCCGCGAGTCGCTCGACGGTGCGAAGTCGATGGGCTGA